Below is a window of Stygiolobus azoricus DNA.
CATTTGTTCTAATTTCAATTACCTTGTTCTTATAATGAAGAAGAATTGTCTTGAATTCTCTATCTAAAAACTCTTTAGACACATTTAATTTCTCAAATGTTGACCTACTAATTATTCCAGTGCATTTCTTTCCTACTGAATACCTTCTGTCAAAAACAACTGGGCTTACGTCCTTTACATGATATGCGGTAAGTAACCCAGCTATTCCTCCTCCTACTATCAGAACTCGGATGATCTATCAGCCTCATTCATAGTATATTTTTTTGCCTTTAATTGCTCTACTATATATTGGAAGGCTCTCTTAGGATCTGTGTGTGCACCACATGAATACACGTCAACAGTAGCGAAGTTATATTCGGGCCACGTGTGTATTGTAACGTGACTTTCAAGTACAATCGCTACAACACTAACACCATCACCTATCTTCCACGACTTTATGTCTAAAAGTGTCATATTCCCTATTGTTACAGCGTCTTTGACAATCTTCTCCAAAGCTTCCCTGTCTTTTAAGATATTAGGGTCACACTCGTATAATGATCCGTAAACTTGCTTTCCTATTACCTTAGGTGTGCTTATTACCCCCATCATACCCTAACCCCCCATTTTTAAAGGGGTGTTCGCTTATTTTTAAATTTTTAACCCTATTTTTACCTTATAAGTAGGTCAAGTTTTTAATGAGAATTTCACATATGATCAGCTGATCATAAATTGGCTATAAGAAGACTTGTCCTTGATGTTTTAAAGCCTATTAGGGGGACTTCGTTAGTAGACCTAGCCGAGAAGGTCGCTTCCTTAGAGGGGATAGAGGGGGTAAACATCAGCGTTACCGATATGGACGTGGAGACAATGGGATTGATGATAGTGATTGAAGGGACTAACATAAACTTTGAAGAAGTTAAGCAAACCCTTGAGAACCAAGGCTGTGCTATTCATAGTATTGACGAGGTGGTAAGCGGAACTAAAATGGTTGAAGGCAGAGTGAAAGAGAAATGATATGCAATGTATGTAAAGCTAGAGAAGCAGAGGTATACCAACCACATAGTGGTAAGAGACTTTGTAGAAAGTGCTTCATTGAAGATGTGAGGGCGAGGGTGAAGGAGGAGAGTTTAAAGATAGGTCTAGATAAGGCAAACAAAATACTTCTTGCAGTGTCTGGAGGCAAAGACAGTTACGTATTAGCGGACACTTTGGTGTCGTTTATAGATCCTCAAAAGTTAATTGCTTACAACATAATTGAGGGGATTCATGGTTATAACAGAAGAGAGCAAATTGAGCAGTTAAGAAAATACCTTTCCTCTCTCGGAATTGAATTAATAGAAGACAGCTTCAAGCAGAGTGTAGGTTATACGTTAGATGAAATGATGAAATATTCCATCGGTAAGGGGTTAAACGTATCAGCTTGTACTTTTTGCGGAGGCTTTAGGAGGAAATTAATTAATAATGCAGGTAGAGCGGTTTCTGCTGATTACGTAGCTACCGGTCATAATCTGGATGACGAAGTTCAGGCTATAATAATTAATTTAATTAGGGGCGACTTGCTCAGGTTGATAAGGTTTGCAGACAAACCCATAAAATTGAGTTCGAAATTCGTCCTGAGGGTAAAACCGTTAAGGAAGGTCTATGAGTGGGAGACTACACTTTATGCTTATTATAGCGGTTACCAGTTCCAAGAACTAGAATGCCCTTACATATCTACAAGACCGACGTTGAGAGCCAAAGTGAGGGAGCTCCTTTACATGCTAGAGGATAAAAAACCTGGTACATTATTGACTATTCTTGAGGAGTTCGACAAACTAGCTGAGAAGGTTAGAAATCAGACACAGTTAAAAGAAGAGTTACCTACGTGTAAGATTTGTGGGGAGCCAACCAGCTACGGAAGGGAAATATGTAAGAACTGTGAACTCTTGATATCCGCTGGTTTGTTAAATTATCACCAGAACTTGCCTATGTCGTAAACATTTTCCTCTACGCCTTTTCTCTTGTTTGCGGCTAAAGCCATTGCAAAGAGTAGTGAGGAAAGTCTATTCAAATACGTAATTATCATTTTGTTCATTTCCGGAAGTTCCTTAGAATATTTTACAGTATTCCTTTCTATTCGCCTGCATACGCTCCTAGTTATGTGGATGAGCGAGGCTTCTTCAGAACCTCCCGGTATTACAAATAACCTAACCGGTCCGGTTTCCTTCCTATAAGCTACAGTCCTATCCTCGAGCCACTTTACGTAGTCCAAAGTTATTCTCTTCTTTACACCGTTAGTTGAGAGGTCTTCTCCTATCTCAAATAACGTGTATTGAACTTTCTTGATGTCGTTTTTCATGTCCTCCCAAGGTAGTTTTGAAACTAAATAACCTAAGTACGAATTTAGTTCGTCTAAATCTCCTAATAGATTAACCAAAGGGGAATCTTTACCGACTCTTTTGTTAATTACATTAGTGGAACCATCGTCGCCTTCTCTAGTAAACACAGTATACTTTAAATATCTACAATATATAGCTCTTTTGGTGACCTTTATATCAGCACCTAAAAGGTTTTCTGATTTTCTTAATGAGATCTCTCAAAAATGGCAGAAAGCTTGGGAGGATGCAAAACTCTTTGAGGCTAATCCGGATTCTTCCCGTAAAAAATTCTACACGACAGTTGCATTTCCTTATCCCAACTCTCCCTTTCATTTAGGTCACGGTAGGACTTATGTAACATGTGATATATACGCCAGATTTATGAGAATGAGGGGCTATAACGTACTTTTTCCCATGGGCTTCCATTATACTGGAACACCCATTATAGCTATGGCCGATGACGTAGCGAAAGGCGACAAAGAGCTAATAGACATCTTTAAGAATATATATGAGATACCTGATGACGTAATTTCTAAACTGGTAGACCCGTTATTTATGGCCAATTACTTCAAAGAGGAAATTAAGAAAGCGATGAGAGAAATCGGTCTCAGCATAGACTGGAGAAGGGAGTTTACTACAATAGACCCCGAGTTCTCTGCGTTCATAGTCTGGCAGTTTAATAAGCTTCAGCAAAAGGGTTTCATAGTTAGGGATACACACCCGGTAGGTTGGTGTCCTGTTCATCATATCCCCGTAGGTATGCATGATACAAAAGGAGACATGGAACCCGAAATAGGAGAGTTTACGGTTATCTACTTTGAGTCCGACTTAGGTATCTTTCCTGCAGCGACTTTGAGACCTGAGACTGTATTCGGGGCAGTCGCGATCTGGATTAATCCTGACGTCAATTACTCAATAGTCGAAATAGATGGTAAGAAGTTTATTATGAGTGAAAGGGCTGCATTTAAGATTTCCTTCCAGATCGATAATGTCAAAACGATAACTACTTTGAAAGGTTCAGAACTAACCAAACATAATGCTACAAATCCAATCACTGGTAAAACAATCCCGATATTGGGTGCGGACTTCGTAGATCCAATGACCGGCACTGGAGTAGTAATGAGTGTCCCAGCTCACGCACCTTTTGACTACTTTTACCTCAAGAAGGTTAAGCAGGACTTACCTGTAATATCCATAATTACGGTTGAAGGGCAGGGTGATGCGTTAGCTAAAGAAGCAGTGGATAAGACTAATCCCAAAAGCAAGGAGGACTTAGAAAAACTAACGGAACAAGTGTATAGAACGGAATACAATAAGGGCAGAATGAAAGAGAATATCGTTGAGTTGACTAGACCTGAATTCAGGGAGAGCGTTAAGGGATTAGTGGGTTTAAGTGTACCAGACGCGAGGCAGAAGATAACTGAGTTCCTGATAGAGAAGAAACTTGGAAGGAAAATTTATGAGATAATGAATAGACCGGTCTATTGTAGGTGCGGTAACGAGGTCGTAGTAAAGATTCTAAAAGATCAGTGGTTCTTAGATTATGGCAACCTTCAGTGGAAAGCCCTAGCTAAGAAATTAATATCTAAAATGAATTTCATACCTCCTGAGGCCCGTAAAGACTTTGAGTTTGTAGCGGACTGGTTACAGAAAAGGGCTTGTGCAAGGACAAGAGGATTAGGAACTCCCTTACCTTGGGATAAGAAGTGGATCATTGAGAGCTTAAGTGATTCAACTATTTATATGGCCTATTATACAGTAGCTCACCTTATAAAGAAATACGGACTCAAGCCTTCACAACTTACTTTGGACTTTTGGGACTAT
It encodes the following:
- the speD gene encoding adenosylmethionine decarboxylase; protein product: MMGVISTPKVIGKQVYGSLYECDPNILKDREALEKIVKDAVTIGNMTLLDIKSWKIGDGVSVVAIVLESHVTIHTWPEYNFATVDVYSCGAHTDPKRAFQYIVEQLKAKKYTMNEADRSSEF
- a CDS encoding DUF211 domain-containing protein, translated to MAIRRLVLDVLKPIRGTSLVDLAEKVASLEGIEGVNISVTDMDVETMGLMIVIEGTNINFEEVKQTLENQGCAIHSIDEVVSGTKMVEGRVKEK
- a CDS encoding TIGR00269 family protein: MICNVCKAREAEVYQPHSGKRLCRKCFIEDVRARVKEESLKIGLDKANKILLAVSGGKDSYVLADTLVSFIDPQKLIAYNIIEGIHGYNRREQIEQLRKYLSSLGIELIEDSFKQSVGYTLDEMMKYSIGKGLNVSACTFCGGFRRKLINNAGRAVSADYVATGHNLDDEVQAIIINLIRGDLLRLIRFADKPIKLSSKFVLRVKPLRKVYEWETTLYAYYSGYQFQELECPYISTRPTLRAKVRELLYMLEDKKPGTLLTILEEFDKLAEKVRNQTQLKEELPTCKICGEPTSYGREICKNCELLISAGLLNYHQNLPMS
- a CDS encoding cob(I)yrinic acid a,c-diamide adenosyltransferase, with amino-acid sequence MFTREGDDGSTNVINKRVGKDSPLVNLLGDLDELNSYLGYLVSKLPWEDMKNDIKKVQYTLFEIGEDLSTNGVKKRITLDYVKWLEDRTVAYRKETGPVRLFVIPGGSEEASLIHITRSVCRRIERNTVKYSKELPEMNKMIITYLNRLSSLLFAMALAANKRKGVEENVYDIGKFW
- the leuS gene encoding leucine--tRNA ligase; the protein is MTFISAPKRFSDFLNEISQKWQKAWEDAKLFEANPDSSRKKFYTTVAFPYPNSPFHLGHGRTYVTCDIYARFMRMRGYNVLFPMGFHYTGTPIIAMADDVAKGDKELIDIFKNIYEIPDDVISKLVDPLFMANYFKEEIKKAMREIGLSIDWRREFTTIDPEFSAFIVWQFNKLQQKGFIVRDTHPVGWCPVHHIPVGMHDTKGDMEPEIGEFTVIYFESDLGIFPAATLRPETVFGAVAIWINPDVNYSIVEIDGKKFIMSERAAFKISFQIDNVKTITTLKGSELTKHNATNPITGKTIPILGADFVDPMTGTGVVMSVPAHAPFDYFYLKKVKQDLPVISIITVEGQGDALAKEAVDKTNPKSKEDLEKLTEQVYRTEYNKGRMKENIVELTRPEFRESVKGLVGLSVPDARQKITEFLIEKKLGRKIYEIMNRPVYCRCGNEVVVKILKDQWFLDYGNLQWKALAKKLISKMNFIPPEARKDFEFVADWLQKRACARTRGLGTPLPWDKKWIIESLSDSTIYMAYYTVAHLIKKYGLKPSQLTLDFWDYVMLGQGDPLSVSNSTGIPKEVIEEMRKEFTYWYPLDVRHSGKDLIPNHLSFFIFNHAAIFPEELWPKAIAVNGFVLLEGKKMSKSLRNIIPLRKAIRMYGADVVRIALTSTADMGSDVNFSDSYAKSVADALRNFYDLIEKVDGFKGGEESFPEKWIKNKFNQMVINATKYLENLDLRNALNELLYNFSSYLNEYMEMVRAEEKEPNGKLVKEILEVWIKMISPFAPHFAEEVWHKLGHETFVSVEKWPEIPETSVDMLVDLIHEYHKKVLEDIQSILNVYKGTPKVVRIFVATPHELSLLRSALEVVSRGGSMKEFIEKNKTQEKFDAKLYQKIFEEARSLDDKMRKLVLGHDFNEEEILREGANYLKYKLGGKEIEIRSIKEMDKSKYKKDALPLKPAIFIE